The sequence TAAAATAAATGGGCTATCAAGTTCAACTACACCTTTCTCAGCATTGTTAATGAAGTATGGTGATAAGTAACCACGATCAAACTGCATACCTTCAACAACATCTAATTCATTTTCTAAAGTTTGACCGTCTTCAACAGTGATAACACCAGAAGCATTGCCTACTTTTTCCATTGCGTTTGCAATAATATCGCCAATTTCAGTATCTGAATTTGCAGAAATAGTACCTACTTGTGCAATTGCTTTCGTATCTGAACATGGCTGTGAAATTTCTTTTAATTCAATAACAGCTGCTGCTACTGCTTTATCGATACCACGCTTAAGATCCATTGGGTTCATACCAGCAGCAACTGATTTTAAACCTTCATTTACGATTGCTTGCGCTAATACTGTTGCAGTTGTTGTTCCGTCACCAGCAGCATCATTGGCTTTAGAAGCAACTTCTTTAACCATTTGTGCGCCCATGTTTTCAAACTTATCTGCAAGTTCAATTTCTTTAGCAACTGATACACCATCTTTAGTGATAACTGGTGCACCAAAAGATTTATCTAATACAACGTTACGTCCTTTTGGACCTAAAGTTACTTTAACTGCATTTGCTAGAATGTTTACACCCGCAAGCATTTTTGCACGAGCATCACCTGAAAAAATTACGTCTTTAGCTGACATTTTGAATTCCTATAAAATTTTTATCTGTTCTGAGAATCAATAAATTTTGTGTAAATTTATTCTACGATTGCAACAATGTTATCTTCGCGCATGATCAAGTACTCTTGATCTTCAATTTTTTCAGTTTTTTCGATGTATTGACCGAAAAGAACTGTTTCGCCAACTTTAACTTCTAATGTTTTAAGTTCGCCATTATCTAAAATGCGACCATTACCTACTGCAACGATTTCGCCACGAGTAGACTTTTCTGCTGCTGAACCCATTAATACAATGCCGCCAGCTGATTTTGTTTCTTCTTCTAAGCGTTTTACGATAACGCGATCACTTAATGGACGTAAGTTCATTTTTTATTCCTAATAATGTTGATTCTTAATATTGCGCTTAGTTATGCAACAATAATATTTGATTATATTTATGGGGATGATTTTATTTATCCCAAGCAAAAAAGCTTAAAAATTAGATAAAAACTACTCTTTTCGCTGAAATTGACCTTCTAGCACTTTTGGTTTTGGTACTTGAGGTTGATTTTCATAAGTTTGCCCTTGGCTATTTTCTTGATTCTGTTCTTGATTGAACGGACTTTGATTAAAACCACCTGAAGAGAAGTGAAAACCATGCGCACCAGATGATGCGCCTTTAGCCGCAACTTGCTTTAAAATGCCTGCGGCCATTTTATTACGTATGAATGGCGTTAATAATAAAAAACCAAAAATATCAGTGACTATGCCAGGTGTTACTAATAATACACCTGCAATAATAACGCATAAGCCAGAAAATAAATCTTGCGCTGGCATTTGACCTTGCGCCATTTGAGTTTGCACATTTTTTAATGCATCAGTGCCTTGCTGCTTAACTAATTTAGCACCTATAAATGCAGTGATGATGACTAAGGCGATTGTACTCCAACCCCCAATTACCTCACTTACTTGAATTAATAATGCAATTTCTATTATCGGAATAATAATAAAAACGAATAA is a genomic window of Pseudoalteromonas sp. '520P1 No. 423' containing:
- a CDS encoding co-chaperone GroES, whose translation is MNLRPLSDRVIVKRLEEETKSAGGIVLMGSAAEKSTRGEIVAVGNGRILDNGELKTLEVKVGETVLFGQYIEKTEKIEDQEYLIMREDNIVAIVE
- a CDS encoding FxsA family protein, which translates into the protein MFKALLFVFIIIPIIEIALLIQVSEVIGGWSTIALVIITAFIGAKLVKQQGTDALKNVQTQMAQGQMPAQDLFSGLCVIIAGVLLVTPGIVTDIFGFLLLTPFIRNKMAAGILKQVAAKGASSGAHGFHFSSGGFNQSPFNQEQNQENSQGQTYENQPQVPKPKVLEGQFQRKE